TTTGTcacacctttttattttcaacgACAGCAGGATGAACTCATCATGAGTTTAACAATGAATGCAAAGATGATCGATCCGTTAGCATAATGCTACATCACAGCAGCAACCACCACAACTCCAACAAACCCTTGGAGACTTCTGGCAGACGGAAACCACCCTGTTATGGCTGCCTGTCtgggtaacccccccccccgaagtcTGGGAGCCCCGCAGGTCTGTTTCACGTTAACTTTGAAGGACAGGAAGAGACGTGCAGTTATTTTCCAACACGTCAGAATGACAAACATGAATGACCTCATCCCAAAAAGGAAGGCAAACAAATCTGTGCTTCAACTCGAGTTTCGGGGAAGACGACACCTCAAccccccctgcacacacacactctatgaAATGCCACCTGGGTTCCTTTGTCTGTGAAgtccaaaaagaaaacagacttTGTTTCACATTGAACATGAagatttgttttcctttgacgcatcaaaaaaagagaagcagcaCGAACAAGAGAATTCTGGTTGACGTGAATTGTGTTAAATAAACACAGGAGCTAAATGTAAAGTGAAACTCCACAAGATGAATTTAAGAACACTGTTCAGCAACAGTGAATGCGCTGTGATGTAAATCTGTAGTAAATTGTGGTAAATTGTTCGAGGAATATGTTGAAATTGGATTTGTCTTCATTCATTGTGAAaatcattcaaatatattcagtATACCAACACTAGTTAGCCgcttgctaacattagctacaCTGGTTTTTAGCTGGAGGTGTAACGGATCTTTTGAACCTCTCTGGCTAACGAGTGTCACtacaatttaatttgaattaattAAGAAATCCATTAGTGACCAGAACCAGAGGGTCCTGGCGTTGATCCCACTCAAACTTTACTTTCCCTCCCTCTAAAGCAGACATCCAGGGGGGGTTCAGCCTCCCATCACTCATCAGCTAACTACACCCCCCACCGCCCAAACATTCCTCAGGCCCTTATCTCCCCCGTATCGTAAACACAGaggccatgtgtgtgtgggggagttggggtcagaggtcgtggGTTGGCTTGGAGCAGGTATGCCTCTTGGATGACATCACCCACAGAGAGCTGATTAAAAACAGCCTGATAACACGTTCCTGATACTCCTCTGCTGCAGGTAAAGTACGAATAAAGTAGTGAAGAGAAGATGTACTGCACGCTAAACTTCAAAGTAtattaacaaaaggaaaagtaaaATGTATGAACATATTTACACGCTGAAGAGAAGTAAAAAGTGTGTAAATACTCAAGCACGAGGACAgtattttagttttattcaaCCACCAAGAGCAACATGGCAGGGGCTGTTTTTAATGatccacaaacagaaaaacaggtcATGTGACTCAGCCACAGCCCTGCAGCGCTTTCAAACAACAGCCTGCGGAGCAACGAGAGAAGCAGCTCTTAAATAGAAAACCTGTCGTTGAACGTCGGAATAATGCTCTAATGACAATAATTTACCAAATGATGTGTCATTAAGACAGAAACCTTCTGCAGGGGGTCAAACCAAACTCTAAAAGCTTGAAAACGCAGAATGAATCACGGCATGCGAGGACGAAGACGGATGTTCATACGCGTCACGTTGAGAGTGATGTCATGGACGCCATCTGTTGAGTTCCCTGACTTACGCCTCCGGCTGTGACTCAGAtctcaaaaagtcaaaaaagtcTTTGCAGACTTAGACGACCAGATCTGATGTTTGGCGGTGAATTTTGagaataaaagaggaaatatgaaTGAAACTTCCCATTGTCTTCCCATATCAGCGGAGAGGAAACTTATATTAGATTTTGAATAGGAACCCCTCCACTATCTGAACTTAACAAAAGGAAATATTCACTTCCTGAGAAGcttaaataaaaagttattaaGATTCATCTTCAGAGCGGAACATATTTATTATAGTCAAATGATTACACTTGGGTATCCAGTCACACAGTAAGGAATTCAAGCCTAAAGATGGTCATGTGACCCCAACCTAACGATAAAAGACACAACCATCATACGACGCTGGATTCATATCTATTCCTACCACAATatatgaaacacaaagacaagttTGAAATAATTCTGTTTGTTATCCTGGTACTCATGAGAGAGTGGAGGTCAATGGATGCAAACCAAGCTCTTGTCCTGAAACTAACCTCAACCCAaccagctttattttgaaaggactgCATTGCCGTTAGAGCCGACCGCTGTCATCCCCTCGTTGCCGTCTTGTCTCATCACAAACCGCTGGAGCCCGACAACAGGATGggcaaaaaatgaaacaaaaagacgGGACGGGATGtggtgacctttcacctctgaCTCGGCACCAACACCACTTCACAAATATGAACCGTTAAGACATTaagaaaatatttagaaatggattatatttcttttgttttcgaTTGCTTCATGTGAGCGGAGGTAAGTCGATTCaaaccacccccacccccaaaacCCTGCGTGACCCAAAACTCTCCCAGTAATCCCACTGTTCCCATTGAGAGCAGCCTCATACACACATGGTAACACTTGTCTTCATCCTGCTGCGGACATCTCAGGAGAAGATCCTTTATCTTCTCTCACAGAAACCTCATGAAGCAAAAGGTTGTTGAGCTGAGGattaaatgttaacttttctctttgtgtggcTCGATCGTCTACCTCATCAGGGTCTGAAGACCCTGTTTGTTGGAGTTCCTCCTCTGCAGAGCGTGGGACATcgttccttcttcttctttgtcttcttcttctttgtccacttcttcttctattgCGTTCTTCCAAGTCAACACTTAAGGCAGATTTCTGTCCTCAGCCGCACCGAAGCTCaaactgaggagagagagagtgtgtttcCCTGTTTAAAGACTGCTGTGCtggattaacacacacacacactcactcactcactcacacacactcatatactACCCTGCAATGCTGGAGGGAATGTCAGCGACTCCCTCCTCTTTTCGGGGTTGGGTTTTTAGTCattacatccccccccccccccccctcctcccacacacccacacacacacacacccctctgtCCTACATGTGGTTTTCATTGAGGGGCTCAGGGGCCCAACATCTCTCTCTGTTCTTCCAGGTCATGTGGTCTTCTTCCCTGAGGTGGAGTGAAACAGGACaaccaccccacacacacacacacacactgaagtgtttttgtttttttaaccgtCTCCTATAAACCTAAGATGCGgcaaacaaatgaatgtttgtttccaTAAAACTGTTTAGAAGAGAATAAACTCTAAACTCAGCGACGTCTTCTAATTGGTCAGAAGACATCGCTGTGGCAACAAACGCCtcatttaccctctatatgcttcctttgggcgatcttatcaggaaacaccgcataaacttccattctacacattgttatgcagacgatactcaactgtatctgtagATCAGACCAGAAGAGACcaaccagctagttagacttcaagaatgtcttggagacatccaaacttggatgaccggcaacttcgtGATGCTAAACTCGCTAaacttgataggcccagagcgccttcgaagccagctgtcacgtgatacagtttttatggatggaattgctctggtacccagccgcaccgtcaggaatctgggagttctcttcgaccaggatttgaccttcaactcgcatataaagaagacttcaaggactgcctattttcatctacgtaatatataaaatatcaggaacttcctgtctcaaagtgatgcagaaaaatgagttcatgcgttgtttacttctagactggattactgtaattctttgttatcgggctgctcttgtaaatctcttaagcctctccagttgattcaaaatgctgcagcacgtgtattaacaagaactaagaaaagggatcatatcactcctgtattaacttctctgcactggctccctgttaaatcaagaatagattttaaggtacttctcctcacctacaaggcacttgctggtgaggcaccgtcgtatcttaaagagcttgttattgccctacaaggcagctgcgctccatagatgctgggttacttgttgttcctatggttttaaaaagtaggctgggggccagagccttcagttatcaagctcctcttttgtggaaccaggttccactttcagtccggggggcagattcggtcagctcttttaaggtaAAACTTGaaactttcctctttggttctgcctatagttagggctggctcaggttagtccggaccagcccttagttaagctgctataggcttagaatgccagGGGAATTCTttggacacaccgagctcctctctcacgctctcgttctacaataattcacgttttattaatgcacatgactaattcagcttctttccggaagtttttttgtgctttctcccctagcaggtctccgtagatcgtagttccttctggaccctggtcctgacacctgccgtggccctgctgccacctgctgctgccatcatcatcattattattttaaatattaatcatattactgtactcgtaaaccaacattaccctctcctaaagtctttgtgctctccctccccacaggcttctgtagatggtggttctatctgatggtggttctatctgatggtggttgcctctgcagtggtcctgctgtgcgcctggtttgctactcacaattattttaatcatttctgtcataggaattgaatgtattatacattgttcattctgtacacatggcatccatcgTAGTCGgcccatcccgggagtgggatcctcctctgacgttctcactaaggtttatTCCCTTTTTCCCgatggaagggttttcatttcttggggagtttttcctgtgccgatggtgggtttcgggacagaggatgttgcatgtgtacagactgtaaagccctctgaggctaatttgtaatttgcgattttggtctatacaaaataaaattaattgaataaaaaaataaattaatttaaccaTCTCGGTTGAAATAATGAGGaaaatattattcatttttcatctttcagtccgcaatacacaaattcagcttcccacaggcgctctctcaagctgggcaccggttcacacacagcacctttcatgcaaatacgacagcacaggcaccagccaatcagatcgcgtttatgctcacgtctaaagatggcggaccaaactccgtagaatagggggtccctacTCCATCTCGCCATCGGTTTGGGGGACAATGGCCTGACAAACGTTGAAGAACCCTGGGTTACAGAacgttattttttaaattgtagtgAGGTTGTTAAAGTTTCCAAATTGTTCTATAAAAGAGTACAGAAAATATCCTGATTATTTTACAATTGAAGCGATTAAAACACAGCGttattcttcctttttttgcatcagaatttttgttttgatatgtAGAAAAGGACAGATTttttcctctcacacaaaccaaacaaacgcTGTTACCACGGCAACCCACTCATCGGGATTCCCCCCTGGCGCGTCAGTGGGTCTCGCTCGGCGGCGCGTCGAACTAAAGGGCATTCTGGCCAATGCCCTTTAGTTCGACTAAAGAGGTTTGTGTCCGGGAAACACCACCATCACGGGTAAGACGCGTTTCAGTGCGAGGGGAACTTTCCTCACAGCTCTACAAACTGTTGCCTTGCCAAAGTGCTCTGCATCCCTGATGTTGTAAAGAAAACTaccatttgcaaaaaaacgtATCGCCATGCATAAGATTTGCTCCGATGTGAGTGCACGTCCGCGGTGTGTGCGGTTGGTGATATACGGCCGGAGAATGTTACTGAGATAAATGACACCTTGTGAAGAAAAGCGgtagcgttctaacagaaattcctctggaaatgacaaAACATCTAATCTGGGTCGGAAGACTCTCTCGCTACGTAAAGCATTTCGAGTCACGACGGCTTCGATGTCAATTGGATTTGGTAGGAATGGCCaatccatgtctaccagctttcttcatgtgggaggagacggtagaaactctgggtttcttatagtaaacctgccagcgagcaggttacgttcacagagtctgttaccgtggtgattgactcagagtttcagttacctctctatctggaacggataactcagagtttccctgatctcagggttaacttactctgagttttcacataacccgctttctggaatacccccctgaacacaacgcacaaacaaacaacaacaacaaacaattcaattcattttatttcgtataggcccaaaatcgcaaattacaaatttgcctcagagggctttacagtctgtacacatgcaacatcctctgtccaggaaccctcacatcggcacaggaactccccccaaaaaataaaaaacccttccatcgggaaaaagggaataaactttagtgagaacgtcagaggagggatcccactcccgggatggacagattaCAATGGATGtcgtgtgtacagaatgaacaatgtaaaatatgtacaacACATTccattcctatgacagaaatgattaaaataattgcgagtagtaagcaggtccactgcagggacaaccaccatcagatttattgccataatatgtcagacatacaaggaatttgacttggcggttggtgcatagcagcagacagtacgacaatggacgacaagacaacggtgcaagaggaataaaataaaatataatgctatgggttagtaatataaggctattgggttagtttaaaaataaaggaataaaagttaaagttaaaaagtttaaaatattttacaaattttttaaaagtgcaccagcaaacagaaagtgacaagtgtaagtgacgtgtgcagtgtgaaagaaagtgaccggagGGAtgacagagtcagtcagtgggggaccggctctgttgatgagcccgactgccgacgggaagaaactgttcgtgtggcgggaggtcttagtcctgatggacctcagcctcctgccagatggaaggggcacaaataGTTTtagtccggggtgagaggggtcggctacgatctttttagctcgctccAGGGTCGTGGACGCGAACAAGTCCTgaagagacggcagattgcagccgatcaccctctgcagagcggatgacacgctgcagcctgcccttgtccttggatCTCCACAATATCCATTCACGTGGATATTGTGGACACGCCGGGTTTTTGTTTGGCTAAAAAAGGATTAAACGCTGCAGGTCAACTGAAACAAAGGAGCAGCTTATTGCTGcagatctcctcctcctcatcatccttttcctcctcctcttcctcctccatgctGGGAGGGTTTAACCTGTAACCCAGAAAGTGTTCGATGCCAGAACGCCTCTTTTGACAGCCAGGGGTTGTGTGGAGGGGTCACAAGGTTCACTGTGACATCTTACAATGACCACCAACACGTGTCCATTTCCTTCCCTTTTCACGCAACGTAACCACGGCAACCCACACTGTCACTACATCCCAAAGAAGGTGATctcagagagaaacaaacaaagagtaaGACGTGAACTTTGACATGAAACTATGACAGCTTCAATCTAGCATTGGATCCTCTGAGAGAAAAAACACGCCCTCTAGTGGTGTCAGAGTTGGACATGGCAACCTTTGACCCCCAAGAGCCCTCCTGACTGAGCCATGTACAAGCAGTATTCTGCTCTTCTTGAGCACTAaaagtacatatacacacactcacacacacacacacacacacacacacacacacacacacacacaccgacgcacacacacacacactccttgtaCGGTGCTCTGAGCTCTGTCTTCGCCCTCGGAGGCTCTACGATTTCCTCAGGTTGTGACTTCAGCCTGTTGGGGGTgatggaaggggggaggggtgagggggaggagacgcCTTAGAGTTAAATTAGGATTACATGACTTCACCCAGTAGCTGCACcctctctgtcagtctgcagGCTGCTAATTAAATTTAGAATTAAACGTCATCTGGACGCCTTATggcattaataaatatataataaccaTACATATTATAACTACAATAAAAGAAGTattaatttaaatgtatatatgtatttatttattatttttatatcatatgtatgtatatacatttaACTAGAACACAACAGAATATAAATGACTCCATTATTTCTAATTGATTAATGATTAatggaataatatatatatatatatatatataacagtaTATTCTTATATGTATGCATAACATATTTACCGCTGCTTAACAATTTCCATCAGGGTAAATTAAGTTTTAACTCATCAGATTTTATGGGGAGATCTTTATTAtttcatcataatcatcattaATTTTATCTTTTATTCCTAAAATATTTATCCAGTGTTTGTTGGTAGTTTTCATTCTGAGATTAATAGAAACTATTTTATCTCCTAACTGCCATTTTCTTTGTGTCAGGtcatgtttctctttttattacaGTTTGGAATACTTTAAAGGAATACTTTCTCCAACTTTTTACTGCAACTCTATTAAAAATtggtttatttttcacaaatacACTCAATTAAATGATACAAATAAAGAATTATAACGTGTTATCACTATTCACATAGACAAACCACGTTGATTTAATGACGACAATcaatagtcacatttaataaatCCAGTAATTCATGTTAAGAGAAATCATCTTTTCTCAAAATAAACGACAACGACGAGTCTATCCTTCAACATCCAGTGACTTTATTGATTCTTCGACACGCTTCATGCATGTGAATGTTTCCCTGAACGTGTGACTgagacgcctgctgctgctgctgttgttgttgttgttgtgtgaccCACCCCCCTCCAGACAAACAAAGAGTGAAACAAACTGAAGTCCTCTAAGGCAGAGTGACTCCTACGTAAACGTAAACAGGAAGTAGGCGGTTCCTAGGAGGTCTCGAACATCTTCTTCCTGTCAGCCTTGTCCTCGATGTTTTTCCTCCAGTCCCCAGCGGCTTCTGTCGGCTGGAAGAAAACGAATGTTTCAAAGTGTCGCCCTGCCCCATGGAGATAGCGCAACTCAACCAACATACCAATGATAAGAATACGATGAATATGAGATATGTGTTCAGATGGAGAGGACTCACCTCCTCCTTGACCTCCTTCTTGACCTGCTTCAGGTTGGCCCTCAGGTCCATGTTGACCGTGTGCTTGGAGCCCAGCAGGGCCTTCAGCATGGTGTCAGCTGACATGCGCACCTTCTTCAGGGCCGGCTTCTTTACCCCCCTCAGGTCCACCACCTTGATGTTCAGGTCCTGGATCTGAGAGAGGAACAGACCAGCTATTAGCAGAAGGACCTCCTGAGGACAGCACCTGAGAAGATATGTGACAACATCTGGGGGAAGGGTTGAAGGTCAAAAATAAGGTCTCCAGGAGGAGGACTACAGATCATCAGAGATCTGGGGGTGTCCAGCTCTGCAGGGTTTCTGGGTACGTAGGAGCAGGAGATTGAGAAGAGGGGAATCACCACAAAAAGTCTTCCACCGATCAATAAACAAGTACAAATGACATCAGCAGAAAATAAATCTCAAAATATAAATGATCATCATGTATATTCATTTGTAATCATATTTGAAATATCCCTTGTTTaaagacacgtgtgtgttacctcTTTGTCTGCTTTCTGCACTTTGGACTCGACGTCGTACCGCTCCTCGTCGATCTTATCAATCATGGCGTGAAGCTTCTTGCAGTATTCCTGAAACAACACTTCTCCTgttacacacatgtacacacacacataacacccccccccccccctctctctctctcaccatcaGAGTGTTCTGGTCTCCACTcatcgggggaggggggcagtttTCGGCCATGTAGGCCTCTTTGGCCGCCACGTCTTCGGCCTTCTCCTGATCCAGCCACTTCTGAGCAATCTGCAGGATCAgactctgcagggcaaagatattatttacatacatatatattatatatataatatatataaataattgtcTCAACGAGAAACTCATCAATCGCAGGAAATACAGGAATATTACATGTGTATTTACTTAATGAATGcaaaaaatagaaacatttaaataatttgtcaaatcaaaagtatgttttgtcAAATTAGAGTATTTGTAAGCACTTTTTGAACAACTATTTTGTTATTATAAAAGACACGCTGGTATAGTCCTCATGAAAAGCTCTTCTAATGAAACTATTTATCCATCAGTCACCTTCAGGTGATGCCTGCGGCTGGAATTCATCTTCTTCCTGTTTGGTAGAAAGTCAGAtcgtcatcaccaccatcattaCCATCAtcctcattatcatcatcaccgtcatcaccacaatcatcaccattatcatcatcaccattatcatcatcaccgtcatcaccaccatcattaCCATCAtcctcattatcatcatcaccgtcatcaccacaatcatcaccattatcatcatcaccattatcatcatcaccgtcatcaccaccatcatcaccatcatcctcattatcgtcatcatcgtcatcaccacaatcatcaccattatcatcatcaccattatcatcatcaccgtcatcaccaccatcatcaccatcatcctcATTATCGTCATCACCGTCATCACCACAATCATCACAATCAtcctcattatcatcatcatcatcctcattatcaccatcatcatcatcatcatcatcaccaccatcatcctcattatcatcatcaccgtcatcaCCACAATCATCACAATCAtcctcattatcatcatcatcatcctcattatcaccatcatcatcatcatcatcatcaccaccatcatcctcattatcatcatcatcatcaccatcctcatcctcatcatagTAGAGATGTGAGACTTCACACACAGAGTGTTATGGTTAATTATTCAAATCAGGCATGAGGTAATTGGGTAAGCAATCTCCAAACATACAACAAAAgtggttaaaaaaacatttttttctgtagttTAAGGGAAAGATTATTTGTGGAGGAAAAATAGAACAAGATatcaacattcaacattcaagtTTCACTTTGATGAAGTTCTGGattaaattgtaaaaataaagcATGAACCTAATGGGGTCTTTTATCCATTatttacagaaaacaaacatcagcctTCAGAAGAGGACTTACTCAGACATCTTTGCGTTTTTTCTGGTTTACGACCTGCAGGAGACAGCACAGTGAGTGTAGGAAACATCTGGaccctcttgcccccccccccccaaacccctcc
The DNA window shown above is from Gasterosteus aculeatus chromosome X, fGasAcu3.hap1.1, whole genome shotgun sequence and carries:
- the LOC120808598 gene encoding troponin I, fast skeletal muscle produces the protein MSEKKMNSSRRHHLKSLILQIAQKWLDQEKAEDVAAKEAYMAENCPPPPMSGDQNTLMEYCKKLHAMIDKIDEERYDVESKVQKADKEIQDLNIKVVDLRGVKKPALKKVRMSADTMLKALLGSKHTVNMDLRANLKQVKKEVKEEPTEAAGDWRKNIEDKADRKKMFETS